The DNA window GTGCGTGCCTTACTCTACCTAGCGTCTAGATATCACACGAGCGTCTTGGAGTTTTCACTTCGATCACTCCTCGATTGTCGGAGGCGAGTGATCGAGCACGCGAGCAAACGGTAGTGGTGGAGGTCGCCAACCGATCGATCTCGCCATTTAGCTAGCATGGAGGTGAAGGTGCTGAGCTCCAAGCTCGTGAGGCCGTCGTACCCGGCGGGCGCGCCGCGGCCGGACACCACGGAGCACGTGCCGTCGTCGGTGTTCGACAAGGCCACGTACCACATCCAGATGGCCATCATCTACGCGTTCGCGCCGCCGGGGCCCTCCGCGGCCGACATCGAGCGCGGCCTCGCCGCGGTGCTGGGCGTGTACCGCCTCTTCGCGGGGCAGGTCCGTGCGGGCCCCGACGGCGGCCCCGGGGTGCTGCTCAACGACCACGGCGCGCGCCTCGTGGAGGCATCCGTCGACGCGCACCTCGCCGACATCGCGCCGACGAAGCCGTCCCCCGCCGTGCTGCAGCTGCACCCGGACCTGGAGGGCGAGATCGAGGAGGTGGTGCAGGTGCAGCTCACGCGGTTCGCGTGCGGCTCCCTCGCCGTGGGCTTCACCGCCAACCACGCCGTGGCGGACGGCCACGCCACCAGCGACTTCCTCGTCGCGTGGGGACGCGCCGCGCGCGGGCTCCCCgtcggcccgccgccgccggtgcacCACCCGGACCTCTTCCCGCCGCGGGACCCGCCGCGCGTCGAGTTCGAGCACCGCGGTGTCGAGTACTACCGCCCCGCCCAACCCGCGGCGgcgggccacggccacggcgagGCCCAGCACAACAACATCGTGATCCACAAGGCGCACTTCACCAAGGACTTCGTGGCGGGGCTCCGCGCCAAGGCGTCGGAGGGCCGCGGCCGCCCGTTCAGCCGGTTCGAGACGATCCTCGCCCATGTGTGGCGTACCATGACGCGGGCGCGGGGGCTCGGCAACCCGCTGCAGACCTCGACGATCCGCATCTCCGTGGACGGGcggccgcgcctcgccgcgccggcgggCTACTTCGGCAACCTGGTGCTGTGGGCGTTCCCGCGCGCCACGGTGGGGGACCTCCTGAACCGGCCGCTGAAGCACGCGGCGCAGGCGATCCACGACGCTGTGGCGCGGGTGGACGGCGCCTACTTCCGGTCGTTCGTGGACTTCGCGAGCTCCGGGGCGGTGGAGAAGGAGGGGCTGGAGCCGACGGCGGTGCTCAAGGACGTGCTGTGCCCGGACCTGGAGGTGGACAGCTGGCTGACTTTCCCGTTCTACGAGCTGGACTTCGGCGGCGGGAGCCCGGGCTACTTCATGCCGTCCTACTTCCCGACGGAGGGGATGCTGTTCCTGGTGCCGTCGTACCTGGGCGACGGCAGCGTCGACGCCTTCGTGCCGGTGTTCGAGCACAACCTCGAGGCCTTCAAGCAGTGCTGCTACTCCATGgagtagctagctagctctcACCTAGTGCATGGCATGCCGATGAGGGGATGAGCACTAGAACTGAGCGAGCTCCCTAATTATACTGCTTTTGAATGCATGCAAGCGCTGATTATTGTCACTATACACCGTATTTCCATTCCCGTACGCAGCGTACATATGCACAATGTAACAAGTATATATACTGCTAGGTTAGTAGTTGTGGGTGGCTTTTAATTTCCTGGGTTTTGTAAAACCTAAGTTATCACGctcttttttcttcttcttttttatcAGGAACATTTTGTGATCATCAACAGAGTGTTGCTTTATTTAAGTTCCTGGTGTTGCTTGTAGAATGTTAGGTATGAGAGATTCCTTTGAGCCTAAATTTTCGACGTGGTCACCTCGTGATTCTTGATGTTCTTCTGCTGCTGCTTCGTGGTGTCGTTGGATACATATTCTCGAGTGTCCTCCTCTTGATGAAATATAGCAGGGATGGTAAAGGATCTTAAATTTTAGCCTAAATAATCTAAGAGTCAAACTTTTATCTTATACAATTttgatctatatatatataatctatTATAGATTGTGAAGAGAAGACTAGATCCGTTATCCATTACCACCACTAAATATACGTGttcagaagaaaaaaaatacatTCCTCAGCTATTCCACCCTACTCTTGATCCTTTATTTAGCGAACCAGTGCGCTTTCCTGATGCTGGTTCCAGAGTGTCTAATAAGCTATGGCAGATCCCTCTGGACCTTCTGATCAATTTCGTGACCATTCCTGTCGCTCGTACGTGCCGTAGATATCTCTACTCCACTGCGACAATTATGAGTCGCGTTCCGTTTTTGCTTCTGGCCGGTGCGGTTCGGATGGATGCGACCAGGTAGGAATCTACGAGTTGATGGAGTTGGTGCCGGGTAGTGTTGACTTGTCGTTTGGCGTGGCCCTTGGACAAGACGTCCCCGCGCTTGTTCGCTTGCGATCGCTTCCACGGCGTGGGGCCGGCCGGGGTCTCTCGCCTCTGAACCTGTTCCTACCGGCTCTCTCTCtttttcaagaaaaaaaatgaaaccCGCGTATAAGATCCCTTCCTGCTGCATCTTCCTGCGCCATCATAAACAACCGAGAATCTAGTACAGACGTGCTACGCCTATTGGCAACTGATTGGTGTACTATTACAGTCTATCACACATGTATGGCAGACAATACGTAGTAGTAGCAACAACAGGGCATCTCCTCgctaaaagaaaaaaaaagcaaaaTAGCCAAATTCGTCCTTAAACTTTTGCGCGTAGGTCAACTTCGTCCCCAAACTTTTGGAAGGTCCAATTTGGTCCTCCAACTTCAGTTTTCCAATTTAATTCCGTCCCTTATCTGAGCTGGACATTCACGTAGGCGTTCCACGTCACCTTGGCGCATGGCCACGGTAGCAAATAACCTATATGCCCTTGTGCCTTTTCTCTCTCTCGTGTGTTGCCGGCGGTGAGCTCAAAGCCAAactctcctctctcctctctgCTCTCCACTCCCGCATCTCCTTTTCCTCAGAATCCGGACCAAGGAGTGACTGCGGGGGGTGGAGCGGCGCGCCATGGGCATACGACGCCCGAGGTCCCAACGCTCCTCCCTCCGCTCCATCCTCAATGCTGAGGTCAACCGCGCAGTTGCTCCTAGCCGTGATTACCCATGCCGAGCTGATCTGCTTCACGAGCTGAGCAATGGTGGTGTGCTGGTGCTTAGAGATTTCGGAGATGGAGCAGACTCCTGTGGGCCGAATAATCAAGAGAGAGAATGAGGTGGTTGAGGAACTGCAACTCTGGATTGATTTTTTTGCTGGATTCGAGCTGGGGAAATAGCACCAGCATGGCGTGCTGCACTTGCCTGATCTGTGTAGGATGAAAAAAAAGGAACGAGGGTAATTTGAACTTTTGATCTGTGTAGCACAGCCCTATTACACGGTTGGATGACATGGCATGTCTACGTGGACAGCCAACTCAGATGGAGGACGAGATTGAaaaaaatagaagttggaggaTCAAATTGAACCTTCCAAGAGTTTGAGGACGAAGTTGACCCGCAGCCAAAAGTTGGAGGACCAAATTGACTATTTTGTCAAAAAAAAAGTATGGGCATGGAACTACTGCACATGACTTGGCAAAGATTTCACTGTACTACCAAACATCGCCCAAGGGACAGTGCTATAGGAGGAACAGTCGAACAGAGACGGTTCTGACCACTAACCAATCTTGCAGGGAACAGAAGAGCGGGAGAGTGGGGGTTTGAACTAGTTAGGTGCCTAGCGAGGTGTGCCCGGAacatggatgtcaagaacaagagcTAGGCAACCATCGCTGCATCTGCGTTGCCGATCGAGAGCTATGCCTTGGTGTGGTCAGCAAAATGCGAGCATTGCCGGTTGAACAGAGACTGAGTGACTGACCATTCAGTGCATCGAGATAGAGATCGAGTGGCAAATCGAAGGGGAATCAGCGAGCGATGGACGATGGTAACCGGCGAACAGAGACGGGCCACGTGAGCTACCTCTCGTCTCGGGGGCAGGCAGGTGACGTGCCGTCGAGCGTGTCCTCTACTTTCCTGCATCCGCGACGCCGCTGGAAGAAAGAAAGGCGGGCGGGCGCGGTGGAAAACGGGGCACGAGCCGAGCTCGCATCTTGGACGTTGCGACCGGGCCAAGCTAGCGGCGTCGAGTCACGTAGCATTCCATCGTCCACCCATCGCATCGCATCTCACCTCATCTCCGATCCGTCGGCCGCTCGCCGATGGATTAGGTGGCGCGGCGATGCCACCGCGCGTCTGTGCTGCCGTCCTTGTGAAAGTCAGAGCTCTTCTGTTtttctcccctcctctctctctctctctctctctctctctctctctctctctctcttcgtTTTCTTCCTGAAGTGGTACAGCGCACGAAAGCAGGAATCGGATTCGATCTCATCTCGATCTTGTGAGGCTTTCTTTCTTGTGCCTTTTTCTCCCCTGGTTGTGGTTGGTGTAAAGCGCAAACACCAAAAGGGCAGGAGGGAGCTTGCGGCAGATCGTACCAGTACTCCGACTGCCAGTTGTGGCCTGCGGGCGGGCACGCATGAATGGACAGCTTCCTACCTGGATGCCAGGAACAAGAAATATAATGGCATACGTACCGACTGCCGACGTGCCATGCCTGCAGCGGCAAGCCAGCTATGGCTCTGGACGGTGCCGGTTCCCAATCGTCGCCAACGTCTTAGTGTTACCGACCGACGGCATGCATGTATCTCCTGTATCCGCGCACGCGGTAACGTACGTAAAATACTCTTCCGAACATTGCTTCAGTGTGCGTGCGTGCATGCTAACGAATGCGCCGTGCCGTGGAACGGAAGGGCATGTCTTAAAGGAAGGCATGATCGAATCAATGGTGATCATCACGTACTGATGAACGGATCCATCGGATAGGAAAAAGATCCGCGGTCGAGCAGCAGCTTGCATTGGACAGTGGGACGACGTCAGGTGCTAGCCTACTCGTACTTCCCTTAGCTTTCATGGAGCGGGAAAGGAACGGAACAGACACTAGTCCGGTACTCCGGCCTGACTCGATCGCGCGCGCCGGAGGGCGTCAGATCGGGGTCGGATCGAGTTGCCCCGTCGCTTCCATATCTGCTCTTGTTAAAGTCGTCCTCCGTCTCCGGCAAGGCTCTAGCCTCTAGGCTGCTCGAGTCCTCTAACGCGATCCGGCGGCACGCGCGAGCTGCTCGGCCTGGCGGCCTCTCGCGCCGTGGAATGGCCGGCTTCGCAAGTTGCAATGCCCCGGGAATCCATCGGCGACATTCAAACCGCAGGCGGCGCTAGGGTCAATTGCTTACCGAGAAGACAAACAGGAGGTTCATTCTGGCCGGTCAACCGATAGTTAATCGGAGGTTAGGGTACATGCATCATGCTTGTCCTTCTTTTCTTGCGGGCGTGCCTTGGAATTGGATGGCACACTGGAGCCCAAGGACCACGCAGATTGATGATCCTATCCAAGAGGGCAACTTGCTACAGGTGAATAGACTGAACAGCGAGATATTTCCAGTGTTTCTCTtccaaaaagaaaagagagatttCCAGCGAAGGAAGAGCAGTAGGCATGCTGCGCACGCAAATCTTGGCCCCCCTTTTTTCTCAGCATATTTAGAAGCCCAAGTGCAGCGGTGGAGGAGATGCCGTTTTACATTGGGCTTGGGCTT is part of the Panicum hallii strain FIL2 chromosome 2, PHallii_v3.1, whole genome shotgun sequence genome and encodes:
- the LOC112882971 gene encoding putrescine hydroxycinnamoyltransferase-like; this translates as MEVKVLSSKLVRPSYPAGAPRPDTTEHVPSSVFDKATYHIQMAIIYAFAPPGPSAADIERGLAAVLGVYRLFAGQVRAGPDGGPGVLLNDHGARLVEASVDAHLADIAPTKPSPAVLQLHPDLEGEIEEVVQVQLTRFACGSLAVGFTANHAVADGHATSDFLVAWGRAARGLPVGPPPPVHHPDLFPPRDPPRVEFEHRGVEYYRPAQPAAAGHGHGEAQHNNIVIHKAHFTKDFVAGLRAKASEGRGRPFSRFETILAHVWRTMTRARGLGNPLQTSTIRISVDGRPRLAAPAGYFGNLVLWAFPRATVGDLLNRPLKHAAQAIHDAVARVDGAYFRSFVDFASSGAVEKEGLEPTAVLKDVLCPDLEVDSWLTFPFYELDFGGGSPGYFMPSYFPTEGMLFLVPSYLGDGSVDAFVPVFEHNLEAFKQCCYSME